In the bacterium SCSIO 12741 genome, AGCCAAAAGGTCGTTCATAGGATAGGCGTACGGAGAATTACAATTCGGGCAGGGAGGTACATCACTCATGCCGCAAATATAGGATTACAAGAGTTTGAAATTACCTTCGGTGATCGCTCTTCGAGCTCGGAGTTAAACCTGAAGATTCTAACAACTTTGCCATTCCGAAAGCGGCATACCGTCTGCAGAAATCAAGTAATCCAGGCGAAACTTAATCCCCGAATGCAATACCATAAATTCTTCTCCCTTTCGGGTATAAATATCCACGATTCGGTCTTCCACCACTTGCTCTTTTTCATCCGGATCCAGGTAGTGAATTTCAATCACCTTGCGGAGAGTAGCCAGATCGAGAAGCTTGTCATGGAAGGTGCAGTTGATGGGAGTGTATGCTGAATTCATTCGATTCGGATTAGACAACAAATTTAAAGAGAAGGAGTTTCTGAAAATGTTAGCACCCTACCATTGAGGCCTTGTCCTCGTGCTGGTGATGACCAACAGCGACTTCTGAAATGGGGCAGTTTAGAAAGAACTCAACCAAGAGTTGAATCCGGGTATGTACCTTATTCAAGTTGTTACGGACAATTCAGAACAAATTACCAGCAGATTCGTAGTGAAATAAACAGGTCATTATAGTTTAGTGATAGAGAAGCCGTCTCCTGAAATGGGGCGGCTTCTTTTTTTGGATGAATCTAAATGATCACCATGGATAAGGAATTTTCCAGCGGTTATTCTTTGATCAATCGGAAGGTCATGATCTCACCTTTGCTTTGGACCCGAATGAAATAGGGTCCGGGTTTTAATTCTTCCAATCCGGAGAGCTCGCTTCCACTCAGTGTTCCCGTTTTTACTTCACGCCCGGCGGGATCGTATAGGGTAAATTCGCTGTTCAGGTCGACGCCTTTAAAGTGGAGTTGATTCGAGAATGGATTAGGAAATATTCTTATTGATTGGTACACTGATGGAAGAGATGGGGAGGACAAAACATCTCCATAACTCCCGCAGAATTCTACCGAACAATCGTAGTAGACCTTAAACTTCCAAAAACGTCGATTGATGCATCCCGATGGACAATCACCCCAGCCGATCGAATAGATGAGTTCTACATGGTCAGAATTGATGGAACTTTGAATCGAATATCCATCCCCATATACCGATTCAAGTTCAGCCCAATGTACCCCTGGAATAGGGTTAAATGCTTCGGTTAAAGCCTGGATGTTGGTATTGCTGTCGCATTTCATATAAGCCGTATGAAATGGCATTGGAAGGCGGTAGGAATAGTAAAAGTCCAGTTGGATGTGGTACCGATTCATCAAACTATCGATGGTGGAGTTTCCGGTTGGAATAATTCCATTTTTTAGTTGTTGCATCCAGTTTAAAGTTGAGTCCGCGCTGACCGAAAAATTTCTGAGGTTTGGATAGGGGAAGGAATGGATGTTAAAACGATCAACCACCGTATCCCGAGCTGGTAAGGAGGTGGCATTATAAACGGCAATGAGGGCGTCTAAAATGGTATCGGAATGGGCTTTTGATATTTCCACACTATCGTAGAGAGGATGTTTCAGCTTTTGGAGATAATTCAAGGCTAATCGATCAGCATCATCCTGATAGAACTGAACCACACTATCAGGACCTGTACAAATGGAAGGAACCTTTTGAGCCCACAATGCAGGCGAAAGAATCAAAATGAGTAGGGCAGCATAGAGGTTTTTCATAGCGGTCGAATTTCGAGAGACTTGGGGTGTATCTACTTAATTGACAATTACCTTGTAGTTAGAGTTGGGTTTTCCATAGACAAAATGGATACCGAATTCAAACTTGGATAATGAGGGTCACAAAGTATTTCATGTTACTCGTGCTTGAATTTCGGACATCGGCAAAAAAGGGACTACGTCCCTCATCGAGATGAGCACCTTTGGCCGAAACTATAATTCAATTAATCAATTTATTACCATGAAAAAACTATCCTTTTTGCTCCTTTTCTTAGGAGTTTATGCAACTGTTTCAGCCCAGCGATCCTATTTACAAGGAATGGATTTGAACACCTTTAACTTAACCAATGCCCATCCCTGCTTTTGCCATTCCGACGGGGCGTTAATGTCAGCCAATCACACCCAGGGAAATGAGTTTCTGCTCAATAGAGTCCTCTACAATGGGGATACCGCTTGGGTAAAATGGTTTAAAACCCTTGATCCCATGTTATCTACCCGGGTGCTTAAAACCTCGCGGCTGTATAAGAATAACGATTACTTCTGGTTGGTTGCCGGTTATGAGGAAATTAGCGGGGGTATAGAAAATGGTCTGGTCATGATTGTGGACGACCACGGGCAAATCATCAAAAAAATCAATTTTGATGGGGTCAACAACAAAAACCATGTACTTGATATTCTTCAGGCAGGTAACCATATCTACATTACGGGTCATAGTAGGGATATTTTGAACGAGACCTATTCGAATGATGGCCGAGGATTCATTATCAAGCTTGATTTAAATCTCAATATAGTTTGGGATTATTGGTTTGATTCCGGAGCTACGCCAAATGATTATGATATGGCCGAGGATATTACCTACATAGAAACTCGTGGTAATGGAGATGTAGTCTTGTTTGTTACTGGTTCGAGAAATAAGAACAATACCACCGGGCAATCCACCACCTTGGCTTTGTTTTTAGAAGACAAGGGATCTACTTGTAATTTTTCAGATGTATCCTTTGTGGATACGGTGGCTACACCAGCATTCCGTCAGTGGGGTGCAGATGCCTTGGTTCATGATCAAAAGCTCTACTTACTCTGGAATAATGAAGATTACCACCACATGCAAATTATGCCTTTTGACATTTCGATGCAATCGCCTCAGTTCAACAATTCAATGGTTACTGATGTTAACGGCGGTCATTCTTTTTCTACGGGTTTTCAGTTATTCGCTGATCCTTCTGATCCTGAATATCTCTTAGCCTTCGGATATGGTGCAGGAGCCAACAGCGCTACGGTTTTTTTACGCCCTTTTTACGCTCAAATTCATAAAGATGGCATGGCGGGAGATCCCAATATCTTCTTTATGGAAGGCACCTATGCGAATGCCAGGCCAATTTGGCATCCGAATGATATTTATAGCTTAATGCCCTATTACATGTTCGAAACTCCCTCACAGGGAGGTTACGAGTCAGGATCGAATTATACTCCGGATTTTGTTGATTTTACCGGGGATCATTTGAATGCCCTTCATTATCATACAGCTGGAACTTCCCCTTCTGCTGTAGAGAATTTTCACCTTACACCTGGATCGTGGCATTGCGGAGAATATGGCTCAACAGGTTCATTTGGATCTTTTGGTTATAAGCCACTGCCTCCGGTTACATTCAGCAATTCTATCGCCAATTCCTATACGTCGAATGTATGGGTAGAAAACTGGAGCGTTGCATACCTGGATTGTCAGCCCATTACTCCGGAAGATAGATTTGGTTATGGTCCGGATGAATGGAACGGTATCTGCAAAGGCACTTATTGTTTCCCATCCTCCGGAGGTGGCGGAGGTATACTCTTCCCGAAGAAAGAAGTGACTTCAACGGAAGAAGCGAAAGAAGAAATTCAAAATCTATCCGTTTTTCCTAATCCTGCTGCGGATTATGTTCAAATCAATGGTTTGCAAGAAGACGTTTCTACCGATATCTACTTGTATGATCTCAATGGTGCCACGGTTGCTGAATTCCATGGTCAAAGTGCAGAGAATACCCGATTGAATACCCAGGAAGTTCAAGCTGGAACTTATATTCTAAAGGTGAATCAAGGGGATGCGCAATCTACCCTTCGGGTAATTATTCAGAAATAGAGCTTACCATACTCTCAAACCCAAAACCTCGTCTTTTTGTAAGGCGGGGTTTTGCTTTTTCAGAAGGCTATTCCTTCTATCTATTGAAAAATCACTTTCTTAGTCGAACTTCCATTCGCGAAACTGATCGTTTAAAATGAATTTGTTCCAAATCGTTTGGCCCGCCGTAAGATTCACCCTTCCGTTTAGTTTATGCCTTTTGCTTGGCCTGATCACCTGTTCTTGTCAAAGCAGCAACAAGGAGGTTGAGGCGATCCCTATGGAAGATTCAACCCATGCACAACCTAACTTGTATGCACTGGCTCACCAAAAGGCTACCCAAGAACTCAATCTGAACATCCTTCGTGAAGAAGTCGATTCCTTTGAACTTCGCTTGTGGGCCAAAGTTGAGGTAATGATTTATGGCCAGGTGTTGGTTATCAAAAAAGTGGACGGCAAATGGACCTGCCTGGATTACCGATACACTGAATCACAAAAAGAATGGGTGAATGAACTCTCTGCTGAGGAATATGTCACCCGTTTTAGCATCGACTCATTTTCGGTGACTAAACGAGAACCCCAATCCAATTGGAATCAATTCTTCAACAACATGCAAGAGCAGCAGCTATTCACCTTACCCGATCAACGAAATATTCCAAATTGGCAAAACCGGGTGACTGATGGCTATACCTATCATGTGGAATGGGCTACAAAAGACAACTACCAATTCATCAGCTACAATTGTCCTGATGTTTATCAAAATGATTACAATGAATGCCTTCGAATGACTGAAATTTTGGAAGTTTTTGATCGGGAATTTGGCTTGTATATTCCTGGCGGATTTCGGTGCGGTAGGTGATCAATAGATATAAAATGAAACATCTGATTTTAACGATTTCGGTTCTTCTCTTTTCTGGTCTGGCTTATGGACAGGAGTATGAAATCGATCAGGCAAAGATCAAGGAAGACCTGGATGAGATTCTAACAGATTTGTCCCACGACTACATTTATCTGTCGGATAAAAAGGTAGATCTAAACTGCATTCGAGACTATTATGAGCAACAAATTCCAAGCTTGAAAACGGAAGAACAAGTGGTGCTTTTTTTCGAATATCTTCTGGATGAGTTTTACGATAGCCATTTGATTTTATCCACCAACAGAAGTTCTTCTTACCGCTTGTACTCGCCGGTATATGCGAGCCTTCAGCAGGGGAGTCCCGTTATTACGCAGGTTTGGCAAACGCAGTTAAAGAGTCTCCAAATTGATTTGATCGGAGCTGAGGTAGTAAAAATGAATGGGGTTGACATGGACCAGGTCATTGAGAAATTCCCCACCCATTGTAACAACAAAAACGATGAACAGGTAAGGGAATGGATCGTCAACAAAATATTGGCAGGACGCTACAATCAGCCTCGGGTGTTAACGCTGAAATTAGCGAATGGGGAATCGACTGAAATGGATTTAGACCAGCTTGAATACCGATCCAATTCAGCGTTGCTAACAAGTTCCATAGAAAATGGAGTGGGTGTTATTCGGCTAAACAATTCCCTTGGAAATGGTAGGCTCATAGATGAATTTGACCAGGCTCTCAACGGTTTAATGAATACCGAAGGATTGATCATTGACCTGAGAAATACCGTGGACGGTGGCGACTCTTATATCGCACGGGCAATTATGGGCCACTTTATTCAGGAACTCAAACCCTATCAAAAACATTGGAGCCTAGAACAGTATGAGGAGGCGCCAGCCGTAGAGAGAAGTTGGACAGAATTTGTAAGCCCCAGAAAGGACTACTACTCCAAGCCGGTTGTTATTTTGGTAGGAAGATGGACCGGAAGCATGGGCGAAGGGCTGGCCATCGGTTTTGAAGGTATGGGCAGAGCAATAATAGTGGGTTCCGAAATGGAGCGATTAGCCGGTGAAATGAATGGTTATTCGTTCGTCCATCAAAATTTTGGATACCGAATTTCCACCGCAAAACTCTTTCATATTGATGGGACTCCCAGGGAGGAATATGTACCTGAGAATTATGTGACCCAAACTACCTATCAAAAAGACGAAGTTCTTGAAAAAGGAATAGAACTGATCAAGGCTCGCTAAAATCGAATTTGGGGATACCCGAAATGATAAAGCAAGTACTTTTGCCATTATCTCTTAGAAAATCTCAATAAAGCAAGCGGTGGCAAATAGTTCTGAACAACAATCGAGCAGTTCAATAAATCGGGTTCCAGTAGTCATACTCAACGGATTTCTGGGTTCCGGCAAAACGACCCTGTTTAGAGCATTGCTGGCTCAATCCAGAAAAAAGAATATTCCGGTTTGCGCCATTGTGAATGACATGAGCGAGCTGGACGTGGACGGTGAATTGATCGGAACAACCGATGCAGTAGAAGAAAATAGCCGCATTTTAGAATCCATTCATTCCTGCGTGCTAAGCAGTAAAATGGGAATTGAAAAGCTTGATGCGGCCATCCGAAAGCTGTTATCTGATCAAAATCCTGAGCTATTGATCATTGAGACATCGGGAAGTTGTCACCCACAACCCTTGATTGAATACTTCAAAGATCACCAACAGACGAAGCTCACCGGAGTGTTTGCTTTGGTGGATAGTTTGATGCTTGCACATGACTATCGTTACGGAGAAGATTTGATTCCAATCATGCAACATAACCTGGCAAATGGCCGTCGAGATACCGTTAATCTGCTGGTAGAACAAATCTTGTTTTGCAGTCATTTGATTCTCACAAAAGCCGATCGGATTGAAGAAAATAAGCTTCCCACAATTGCGTCTCATATTCAAAGGATAAATGGGTTTGCTTCCATTCATTCTGTGTTTTTTGGGAAGTTGACCCTAGAGTCTTTGTTCGAGCTTGAGGAATACGATTATTACCGCGTGGCGCCTCTTATTCAAGAATTAAAACCCATTTTAGAAACCGAAGAGGAGCAAGAAAGACCTTACAATTTGGCAACCCGGGTTATTAAGGACGAACGCCCTTTTCACCCACAACGGCTTTGGGACACTTGCCATCAATACCTCGATCAAAGAATATACCGGAGCAAGGGGTTCTTCTGGTTGGCCAGTCGCGATAAGCTTTCACTTCTCTGGAATCAAGCTGCGGGCGGAATAAATCTGGAAATTATTGGTTCCTGGCGATCTGGAATTGTAGAAGATGAAGATCACGGCATTACCGAATATGAAATCGAGAAATTGAAAGAGATGCTGGCCAACGAAACCGGACGTTTTGGAGATCGTATTTGTGATTTAACCGTGATTGGGGATCAAACTCAAGTCGATCGATTTACCGATGCGTTAAAAACTTGTTTTCTAACCGAGGAAGAAATTAAGCTTTGGGAAAATGGTCACGAGTTTACCGACCCATGGCCCAAGAATATTGTAAAAGTGAGGTAGGCGCGAATTTAGGATTGGGTCTTTCCAGTGCTTGGCGATGTTGGGCAATAATTTACTGGTAGATATTCTGAGAGATGAAGAAAACGGTCATTAAATACCGAGAGTCCGAAGTGGAAGCGGTTTTTCAAAAACTCGTATCCAACTGGGTTGAATTGGCCAATTTCTACCAGAAAGAAGTGACGTATGACTATGAAGCTCCGAGCGATCGACTACCTTATGTAGAAATGGGAGATATCGCCAGGTTTATAGTCGACAAAAAGAAATCAGACAACACGGAGCATTTTATTCCCTTTTTCGAAAACGTAGAAGAGTTAATGATACATGGGGATCAGTACACCCGGGAGCTCATGGTCGTTGGACTTTTCGAAGGAATCCAAAACAGAGGAGGCTCCCAAATCGACTACTACCGATCCTTCGACAAATGGTTAAAACCAGAGTCCCTAAAAGCATGGCGAAAGTTGATTGAATTTTGGGAAAAGGACGATTGGAAAAAGACCTCTGAAAGTGAGAAGATATTGAGGAAGGGGCGTAGGTGAATTTGGCCCAAGAGAGACAACATAACTAGCATTCCCGGTAACCTTTTTTATCCACTAATTGTTTCTATTTCTCTTATTTACAGACTTTATGGGGAATCGGAGTATTCCTTAAATGAACTGCGCAAAAAAAATAGAGTAGGGCACAAACTATTCCATGTAGTTTACAAAAGTCAGTCCTTTTCTTTCTATCAATTTCCTCTCTTTGATGGAGTACTAAATCCAAACAACTTATTATGATTTTAAAAAGTATTTCAGGGCTGATTGTAGGTGTTTTACTGATCAGTAGTGTTCAGCTTTTCGCGCAATCTGTTCCAGTTAGTGGGGGCTATCAGGCCTTTAAATTTCAGATAGATCAGGTCATCGGTGGTATGTCCAATGCAGCTGAAAGAGTTAGAATAACGACCACTTTGGCTGTCGAGGATGGTTATCTGATTTTAGGAAACGTTGAGAAACCCAATTCCAGTAATATGATAGTAACTACAGTTTTTATTGCTCACGTGGATCACCATGGAAGGATTCCAAACTCCAATTATTGGGTAAAAACTTATGGTGATAGTATTACGAATCAATTGGGACATCAAATAATTCGTGATTACTATGGCAATTATGTGGTATTAGGCGAAGAAGAGGATCCTTTTCAACCGCCTTCCAAAAGAATTTGGCTTTTTACAGTGGACTTGGCTGGAACAATGTCCAACTCCAAGCTGTTTAATTTGCATGTCCCTCAAGGTTATTGTTCCATTCGAGGAATGGAGATTGTTCCAACTCTTGAGAGTTCTGGTCCTAGTGGTTATGCGATTTGTGGATTCATTTTTGACTGTACCATGCAGTCCAATTATCCATTTGCCATGAGGCTGGATAATAACCTGGGTGTGGTATGGAGTAAATACTACAACCAAACTAATGCGAAATTTCTATCTATAGCTCAAAAAAAGGGCTTAGGTGAAAACCTTATTGTGGTTGGTACCGACGGAGATGGAATTATGGCCGAATTAAATTATGCTAACGGTAATTTGGTGGTTAATTCAAATATTAATTCCAGTGGTAACTTTTATACAACAGGTGTTAGGAGTTGTAATAAGGTGATCAGTACTTGGGATGGTGGATTTGTAATTGGCTCGTCTATTGGATATTACTCGACGTCCTCAGGTGTAATGGACGAATTTGGTTTACACAAATTTGATCAAAACGGCGTTCGGGAATGGTTCTCAGAGTACGACGAATTCTCGTCTTCTTACCACGATTACTTGACCCTCGAGGATATTCGAGAACATGATGATGAATTTGAAGTACTCCTCTCCTCAAATAAGGGGTTAATAATAAGCCGGGCTAATAAGTTTACTGGATCAGCATCAACCAGTATGCTGTACACAACGGGAGGAACTTCAACAAAGTTTTGGAGAGAGGTTGAATCAGATGTTAAATACCAAAAGTTAAGTTTTGATCCAGGATCAATTATCCGTGAGGGGACTGCCGTAGCCACCCATTTTTCTGGTAACACTCCGTTGGGAGGTATTCCTACAACCAATGACCGCAAGGAGTTTCGATTAATAAAAACAGACACGGACCTCGAAACCGGGGCTACTTCGTGTCAATCATCCATTCTCATTGTCAATGATCCTCATTGTTCCCAAAACCCGGCTGGACCATGTAGAAAATTTTTGGCTAACGCGGGAATGGTCTCGACCAATAACGCCGGTATTTCAGGAGGAAACTTCAATCATAGCGTATTCAATGGATCAGCGACACCTCACTATTACTGCTCTGAAGTAGTGTATGAAGTATTTCTACCGGAACCCAATGATGATAATCAGTTTTACCCTCCAAAAAGGACAACAGGAATTAATGATTTGGAGGCCGGAAAGGTAGATTTTTTGGTTAAAACGATTTCATTATCAGGTATATATAATATCGAGTCTTCTCTGAAATACAGTCGTCTTCAAGTGCTTGATATCAACGGAAGAATAGTTTTGGATACGATGGAGCAGATGGATCAAATTGATATTAGCCAAGAAGAGGGAGGTGTATATGTGGTTCGTGCAGTATTTGGATCGAACACTGTGGTGTCTTCTAAGATTGTAAAACAATAAAAGTTGGCGCTGTATTCGATTAACCTCCAATTGATCACTTTATCATTAGCGAAAGAACCCCTTGGTTAAAACCTTGGGGTTTCTTTTTATCCAATTATGGAACCCTGAATACAGTGCCATATCTTTAGATATTTTCATACTTTGGTGATCCGAAAGCCTCTTTCAAAAAACTAACCGTTTACCGAATAGGGTATCTTTTAAAATCAAACTTGGAGAAATATGTTAGGATTAATTCTAGTCTACTTTATTGGTAAGAGATTCTATGACTTAGCAGAGAAACACGATAAACATAAATGGGGTTTTGCGATTGCCGGAGTGGCTTCCTATTACTTGGGAACCATGGCCTTTGGGTTTTTCCTGGCTTTGTATTCTGAAATATGGAATCCAACGCTGTTGGAAGGAACCAATGATTTCGCTGTTGGGCTTATGGGCGTACCTTTTGGAGTGCTTGCTTGTGTGGGGTTCTACAAACTTTTAAAAAGAAGCTGGGAGCCCAAATCAGTGCCTTTGGATTCTAATGTTTTGGATGCCGAAATTGACCAAGATTCTTTTCAAAGGAAAGAGGATAAGGAAAAGTGAGTTCCAAGTTATCGGACTCGAACTCAATCTGACCAACGGGCCTAAAACGGACATAAAGCCGGGAGTTAAATACTCCACAACCGTAAATCGAACCAGCCGTGATAGATGGAGTAAATCGTAAACATGGATACCCCTGCATATAAACTCAGGTAGAATACTTTGAAGCCGTTGGTTTTAAAAAGCAATCGTTTTTTATAGAGTTTAAAGCCGCCATACACTGAGAATACCGGAAAGAGTATGGAGCATGCAAACAGGCTAACAGAGGTTAATGTCACTGTCCCAAGCGACTCCAAATTAGAGAAAGACGAATTACTCAGATAGATAGCTATAGAACAGGACATTAACCAAAATGGTAAAGCCATTAACCCTGTTGTTTTGGTTGAACTGAGGTAGGTCCTTGTAAACGGAAGAGTTAGTATTTGTCCCAAAAAAAGCATCGTAAGCAAGAAACCTGAGAGTAAACCAAAACACAACAAACCAGTAGATAGATAATGGGCTAAAGGATTGATTTTGACAAAGGTGTCTTCATAAAAAACGAGTGCTTTTTCACCGTCGTTATTGCATAAAAACAAGTAGGCTGCTTCGTTTTTTTCAGGGCTAAAACCGTTGTTCCCCGAATGGTAATACACCTCTTCGTCACGTATAAAGCGTTTAATGCTCAGTGAGTTGTTTTTTATTGAAAGTTTCATCGTTCTCACTGGAGCATTGATAAGATTCGCCAGACCGTTAGTTCCGTTGAGCATCTTATAAGTACCCTCCCATTCTTTGTAAGTTGAAATATCCGTGGATTTGATTGGGGCCTTACTATTTGAGGTTAATGACGGATCAACAAAATGATCCACCAACAGATGAAGAATTTTGGAATTGCTTTTTTGGAATAGATTGGAACTTACGGCCATACCCAAGTTTAGTTCCTGATTAAAAATATAATCACTGGTAAAGCCATCTATAGATCCATTATGACCTTTGAAAAGAACATCATTCTGGCCATAGTCTTTGTCACACATACCCAAACTGTATCCAGTTGAGATATGGTTTTCTATTTCAAAGTTGGATTGCAGCTGCTGCATGATAGCGGCCTGTTCTCGGGTAATTATTCCAAATGAGTCTAATTTATTTTCGTTCAGAAAGAACTGTAGAAATTTGGACATATCCGAACTACAACTCACTAATCCGCCAGCCGATTCTCCAATTAATTTTGGAGCCTTACTTGACTCAATTTTTCCATTGTTTCGTTGAAATCCGGTAGTTATGTCCGTGTTTTTTTGGGTGGAATAATAAGCCGTGTTTTCCATTTCTAAAGGAAGCAGAACATTCTTGGTGATGTATTCTTGGTAGGGAATACCGCTTGTCTTTTCAATGATGTACCCGAGAATGACATAGCCTGGATTGGAGTAGGAGAACACTAAGCCAGGTTGCCAATTCGATTGGTAACTCTGCTCAAAAGTCATCACCTCGTCCAGAGCCGTTAATTCCCTTTCTCGCTTTTTGATAATGGCCGAGATATGCATATCGTCAAATCCAGAACGGTGACTGAGCAGGTGTTTTATTTTTACCGGATGGCTGGATTCCCAGTCGTTTTCGAATGGAACTTCGGGGGCTATTTTCTTTAACTCATCCTCTAAACTGAGCTTCCCTTCACCAACAAGTTTCATGATCGCCAGGGCCGTAAAAGTTTTGGAAATGGACCCAAGGGCAAAAAGGCTTTTCTGCGTTACTTTTTGGGTATGCTCGGCATCGCTAGAGCCAAATTCTGATTGAAACAAGATGCTATCGCCACTCACCACCGTTACAAAGGCACCTGGAGTATTAGATTTCGTCAAAATCGAATGGATACTGTCTTTCAGCTGTGTTTCCGTGAGATTTTGGGCTCCGCTTTGAAAAGTGAAAGTCACCAACCATGCGATTAATACTGCTTTCTTCATTGTTTTTATTTATTGTTAAGCACAATACATTGTTATGCTATGTATGTAGTGAAAAAAATTAGCGAGTCGCTTTTCGTTTTTGCTTTAAGAGTAAGGTAATCATGAAATACAGGATCACGGCACTTAAGATCATTACAGGAATGAACCAATTCCCTAATACTTCCTGGTAATGGCTTCTGGAGACACTTCCAAGTTTGCCCAGAATGGCAAAATCACCGTCTTTAAAATACAACCCTACTTCATCCGGGTATCGCAGTTTTTGAAAAATCAAAAAACCAAATCCCAATAACAGTAAGTACAACAAGCTAAATACAGCATAAGAAATGCCATTGGCAATATTTAATGATAGTGCCTTAAAGACATGAATAGGATTGAATGTTTGGGTAGCTTGAGTCAGTTTCTTTTCAGCTATGGTTGGTTTTAGAATCTCCTCTGGGTTACCAAGTTTATGGAGTATTTTAACGATTTTATCAGCTTCGGAATCTCCATTTTCCTTTTGTAGGCCTTCGTAAATGTGGCTGTTGAATTCCATTAAAATGTCGAATCCATCTTCTGTAGGTAAGTCCTTCGTTTGCTGTTTAATACGTTCAATGTAGCTGTCGTAAATCTTTTGAGAAGTTTTATCCTGAAATCTGATTTCCTTCATCTCGTTTTATCTTGAAATTTTATTGATTGCCATATCCAGTTGTTTCCAATATTCTCGCATTTGGTCCAGTGTTTCTTCACCCATTTCCGTTAGCGTGTAGTACTTTCTTGGAATTCCTGAGGGTTGTTCGATCCACTTAGAGGTGGCCAAACCATCCGATTTTAATCTATTCATCAGGGGATAAAGAGTTCCTTCGGCAATTTCGATATCGGTAAACTTTTTTACTTCTTCTATAAGTTCGTAGCCGTAGTATTGGTTGTCTTTTAAGACATTAAGGATGATAAAGGCCAAAGTCCCTTTCTTAACCTGGGATTTCCATTTTTGTATAAACTCCTCATTCACGGCTCAAATGTATAGCATAATACATAGCAATACAATGTATGGGTATCATTTATTCAGATAAAGCTCTGAAAATACTTGAATATCAATGGGTACATCTTGAGTTTTGTG is a window encoding:
- a CDS encoding beta-lactamase family protein; this encodes MKKAVLIAWLVTFTFQSGAQNLTETQLKDSIHSILTKSNTPGAFVTVVSGDSILFQSEFGSSDAEHTQKVTQKSLFALGSISKTFTALAIMKLVGEGKLSLEDELKKIAPEVPFENDWESSHPVKIKHLLSHRSGFDDMHISAIIKKRERELTALDEVMTFEQSYQSNWQPGLVFSYSNPGYVILGYIIEKTSGIPYQEYITKNVLLPLEMENTAYYSTQKNTDITTGFQRNNGKIESSKAPKLIGESAGGLVSCSSDMSKFLQFFLNENKLDSFGIITREQAAIMQQLQSNFEIENHISTGYSLGMCDKDYGQNDVLFKGHNGSIDGFTSDYIFNQELNLGMAVSSNLFQKSNSKILHLLVDHFVDPSLTSNSKAPIKSTDISTYKEWEGTYKMLNGTNGLANLINAPVRTMKLSIKNNSLSIKRFIRDEEVYYHSGNNGFSPEKNEAAYLFLCNNDGEKALVFYEDTFVKINPLAHYLSTGLLCFGLLSGFLLTMLFLGQILTLPFTRTYLSSTKTTGLMALPFWLMSCSIAIYLSNSSFSNLESLGTVTLTSVSLFACSILFPVFSVYGGFKLYKKRLLFKTNGFKVFYLSLYAGVSMFTIYSIYHGWFDLRLWSI
- a CDS encoding DUF1700 domain-containing protein, which gives rise to MKEIRFQDKTSQKIYDSYIERIKQQTKDLPTEDGFDILMEFNSHIYEGLQKENGDSEADKIVKILHKLGNPEEILKPTIAEKKLTQATQTFNPIHVFKALSLNIANGISYAVFSLLYLLLLGFGFLIFQKLRYPDEVGLYFKDGDFAILGKLGSVSRSHYQEVLGNWFIPVMILSAVILYFMITLLLKQKRKATR
- a CDS encoding PadR family transcriptional regulator, yielding MNEEFIQKWKSQVKKGTLAFIILNVLKDNQYYGYELIEEVKKFTDIEIAEGTLYPLMNRLKSDGLATSKWIEQPSGIPRKYYTLTEMGEETLDQMREYWKQLDMAINKISR